The window TTTCTTTACTCCAATCCAATATTCATGAGGCATGGGTTTGGCGACATGCATCAAGCCTCGAATCACGAAACCGCTACACCCCCACCGATTGTTTCGATACCTTCCCCTTTCCCCAGAACCCATCATCAGAAGCCAGACAACGTGCAGATCAAGTCGGTGGCGAATACCACGAATGTCGCCGTCAGATCATGCTCGCCCGGCAGATTGGCATGACCGCGACCTATAACCTATTCCACAATCCTGCCTGTGCCGATCCTGATATCGCTCGTCTCCGGGAACTGCATACGGAAATGGATCGTGCCATTCTTGCCCGCTATGGCTGGGACGATCTTGCCCCTGCACATAATTTTTACCAAAACGAGCGAAAGCAAATCCGGTTTACTGTCTCACCGTTAGCCCGGCGGGAAATTCTGGGGCGACTATTGGATCTCAATCTGAAATTAGCTTGAGTATTCAAAAAAATATTAGTATCATATAACTTTGAGGGCTTGTTCGTAAAATGCGTCTAAATCTTGAATCTCTGAGAGACTGTCTGAAAAATAGTGGGATCTGTTCTTTGGGATGATTTTTAGATAGGCCTGCCGCAAACTGCCCTTGACGGGTGGCCTTGTCCGTTAAGCTGGAAAAGGCTATAATATATTAAACCTTGATGGAGGAAATAATTATGAAAACCACATTGACTGAATTAGATGAAATATTGGTTAGAATAGGGAGATACCCAGGCAGAAAGGAACTCATCGAAGATGCCTTCCGCGCTCTTCTCAGAGCAAAGCCTGAGCTGAGGAGGGATTTAGCAATTGAATTATATAGGACAAATAAGGTGTCTATGTCAAGAGCCAGTGAAATTTGTGG is drawn from bacterium and contains these coding sequences:
- a CDS encoding UPF0175 family protein — encoded protein: MKTTLTELDEILVRIGRYPGRKELIEDAFRALLRAKPELRRDLAIELYRTNKVSMSRASEICGLNREDFKELLRENGIQISVPSIPAEEINKEVEGILEAI